A section of the Amycolatopsis sp. AA4 genome encodes:
- the rsmG gene encoding 16S rRNA (guanine(527)-N(7))-methyltransferase RsmG has protein sequence MSLDGATGTVRTAAVEVFGERVEQAAGYVELLATHGVERGLIGPREVERLWERHVLNSAVIGEQIPSEARVVDVGSGAGLPGVPLAIARPDLDIVLLEPMARRVDWLAEVAEKLELPITIVRGRAEERSVREQLGGADVVTARAVAPLARLAGWCLPLVRPEGRLVALKGASAAEEISRDRDAVRKAGGADPQVAECGKAVLEVPSTVVLIRRLPPKPNRPRGRRS, from the coding sequence GTGAGCTTGGACGGCGCCACCGGAACGGTCCGGACCGCGGCGGTGGAGGTGTTCGGGGAGCGCGTCGAGCAAGCCGCCGGGTACGTGGAGCTGCTGGCGACTCATGGGGTCGAGCGAGGGTTGATCGGGCCGCGTGAGGTGGAGCGGCTGTGGGAGCGGCACGTGCTGAACTCCGCGGTGATCGGCGAGCAGATCCCGTCCGAGGCGCGCGTGGTCGACGTCGGGTCGGGTGCCGGGCTTCCGGGAGTACCGCTGGCGATCGCTCGACCGGACCTCGATATCGTGCTCTTGGAACCCATGGCTCGCCGGGTTGACTGGTTGGCTGAGGTCGCCGAGAAGCTGGAACTCCCGATCACCATCGTCCGTGGACGCGCCGAGGAGCGGTCCGTACGCGAGCAGCTGGGTGGCGCAGACGTCGTCACCGCCCGCGCGGTCGCCCCTCTTGCTCGGCTCGCGGGCTGGTGCCTTCCCCTGGTTCGTCCCGAAGGTCGACTGGTTGCCCTCAAAGGCGCCAGCGCCGCCGAAGAGATCTCCCGCGACCGCGACGCGGTGCGCAAGGCCGGTGGGGCCGACCCACAGGTCGCGGAATGCGGGAAGGCAGTACTTGAAGTCCCCAGCACGGTGGTCCTGATCCGACGCCTGCCGCCGAAGCCGAACCGGCCACGCGGCAGACGGAGCTAG
- a CDS encoding ParB/RepB/Spo0J family partition protein: protein MTERRGGLGRGLAALIPTGPATPPPAATEAVTSADKAAREDKGWFAANGAAGQQVAGGEVAGAVYREIPVSSVKPNPKQPRQVFDEEALAELEHSIREFGLMQPIVVRELGEDEYELVMGERRLRASQQAELEAIPAIVRQTADESMLRDALLENIHRVQLNPLEEAAAYQQLLDEFAVTHEELAGRIGRSRPVITNTIRLLKLPLPVQRRVAAGVLSAGHARALLSLEDPDSQEELAARIVAEGMSVRATEEAVTLKKSEKPPKPKAAPRKPIQAPGLQELANRLSDRFDTRVKVDLGRRKGRIVLEFGSVDDLERIVGIIDANSGEKTTNQSDETD, encoded by the coding sequence ATGACTGAGCGCAGAGGAGGGCTCGGCCGCGGACTGGCGGCCCTGATCCCGACCGGACCGGCGACGCCTCCTCCGGCCGCGACCGAGGCCGTCACGTCCGCGGACAAAGCGGCACGCGAGGACAAGGGCTGGTTCGCGGCGAACGGCGCGGCGGGCCAGCAGGTCGCGGGCGGCGAGGTCGCCGGCGCGGTGTACCGCGAGATCCCGGTCAGCTCGGTCAAGCCGAACCCGAAGCAGCCTCGTCAGGTTTTCGACGAGGAAGCACTCGCCGAACTCGAGCATTCGATCCGCGAGTTCGGGCTCATGCAGCCGATCGTCGTCCGCGAACTGGGCGAGGACGAGTACGAACTCGTCATGGGCGAGCGCCGGCTGCGGGCCTCGCAGCAGGCGGAGCTCGAGGCGATCCCCGCGATCGTGCGGCAGACCGCCGACGAGTCGATGCTGCGGGACGCGCTCCTGGAGAACATCCACCGTGTGCAGCTGAACCCGCTCGAAGAGGCGGCGGCTTATCAGCAGCTGCTCGACGAGTTCGCGGTGACGCACGAGGAGCTGGCCGGTCGCATCGGCCGGAGCCGTCCGGTCATCACGAACACGATCCGGTTGCTCAAGCTCCCCCTCCCCGTGCAGCGACGAGTGGCCGCCGGCGTCCTGTCCGCCGGGCACGCGCGGGCGCTGCTGTCGCTGGAGGATCCGGACAGCCAGGAAGAGCTGGCGGCGCGGATCGTCGCGGAGGGCATGTCGGTGCGCGCCACCGAGGAAGCCGTCACGCTGAAGAAGAGTGAGAAGCCGCCGAAGCCGAAGGCCGCTCCCCGCAAGCCGATCCAGGCACCCGGATTGCAGGAACTCGCGAACCGGCTGTCCGATCGGTTCGACACCCGGGTGAAGGTCGACCTCGGCCGGCGCAAGGGACGCATCGTTCTCGAGTTCGGGTCGGTAGACGATCTTGAGCGGATCGTCGGGATCATCGACGCGAATTCCGGGGAAAAAACGACGAATCAGAGCGACGAAACCGATTAG
- a CDS encoding R3H domain-containing nucleic acid-binding protein produces the protein MPETVDTIDADQEETSAAAEPKAGGDDALVQEGDIAGDYLERLLDLLDYDGDIDLDVEAGRAIVSIDGGDDLEKLVGPRGTVLEALQELTRLAVQQETGSRSRLMLDIAGWRADRREELRELGRSTAESVLSSGERVRLQPMSPFERKVVHDAVATVKGVTSESEGEDPKRRVVIFPED, from the coding sequence ATGCCGGAGACGGTCGACACGATCGACGCCGATCAGGAAGAGACGAGTGCGGCGGCCGAGCCGAAGGCGGGCGGTGACGACGCTCTCGTGCAAGAGGGCGACATCGCCGGCGACTACCTCGAGCGTCTGCTTGACCTGCTCGACTACGACGGCGACATCGACCTGGACGTCGAAGCGGGCCGCGCGATCGTCAGCATCGACGGCGGCGACGACCTGGAGAAGCTGGTCGGTCCCCGCGGCACGGTGCTCGAAGCGCTGCAGGAACTGACCCGCCTCGCGGTCCAGCAGGAGACCGGCTCGCGCAGCCGGCTGATGCTGGACATCGCGGGCTGGCGCGCGGACCGCCGCGAGGAGCTCCGCGAACTCGGCCGGTCCACCGCGGAGTCGGTGCTGTCGAGCGGCGAGCGGGTGCGCCTGCAGCCGATGAGCCCGTTCGAACGGAAGGTCGTCCACGACGCGGTCGCGACGGTCAAGGGCGTCACGAGCGAGAGCGAGGGCGAGGACCCGAAGCGCCGCGTGGTGATCTTCCCCGAGGACTGA
- the yidC gene encoding membrane protein insertase YidC: MLDFIYYPVSFILWCWHKVFGFVFGEATAISWILGIIFLTFTVRGIMFKPFVNQVRSMKKMQDFAPEMKKIQKKYANDRQRQAQEMQKLQREHGVNPLGSCLPMILQIPVFIGLNHVLRAFTMPPAGGGPKTENYFFNEHDVNSYVSAKLFGVNMGEAVNNGVGAVAGHVANGGWHWEVLPVALPLMIIASIATHLTARHSVSRQNASAAGTPQTAIMNKLTMYVFPLGVLVFGAFFPLGLLFYWLANNGWTLMQQRLVYTKIDKEEAARKAEAAEKRASLGPKPGQKPTAPKVGQKPVQQKKNQQQGKVTKAGSAHGFAQTASAGGGASSEKKAAEPAESAPENTATQNGSKENGTGVPGLLKDSNRKSGRKRR; this comes from the coding sequence GTGCTCGATTTCATCTACTACCCCGTGTCCTTCATCTTGTGGTGTTGGCACAAGGTCTTCGGGTTCGTCTTCGGGGAAGCGACCGCGATCTCGTGGATCCTCGGCATCATCTTCCTGACGTTCACCGTCCGCGGCATCATGTTCAAGCCGTTCGTGAACCAGGTCCGGTCGATGAAGAAGATGCAAGACTTCGCGCCGGAAATGAAGAAGATCCAGAAGAAGTACGCGAACGACCGGCAGCGCCAGGCGCAGGAGATGCAGAAGCTCCAGCGCGAGCACGGCGTCAACCCGCTCGGCAGCTGCCTTCCGATGATCCTTCAGATCCCGGTCTTCATCGGCCTGAACCACGTGCTGCGCGCGTTCACCATGCCGCCCGCCGGCGGCGGCCCGAAGACCGAGAACTACTTCTTCAACGAGCACGACGTCAACTCGTACGTGAGCGCGAAGCTCTTCGGCGTCAACATGGGCGAGGCGGTCAACAACGGCGTCGGCGCCGTCGCCGGGCACGTCGCGAACGGCGGGTGGCACTGGGAGGTCCTCCCGGTCGCGCTGCCGCTGATGATCATCGCCTCGATCGCCACGCACCTCACCGCGCGGCACTCGGTCTCCCGGCAGAACGCTTCGGCCGCGGGCACCCCGCAGACCGCGATCATGAACAAGCTCACCATGTACGTCTTCCCGCTCGGCGTGCTCGTGTTCGGTGCCTTCTTCCCGCTCGGCCTGCTCTTCTACTGGCTGGCGAACAACGGCTGGACGCTCATGCAGCAGCGCCTCGTCTACACGAAGATCGACAAGGAAGAGGCCGCCCGCAAGGCGGAGGCCGCCGAGAAGCGCGCGTCGCTCGGCCCGAAGCCGGGTCAGAAGCCGACCGCGCCGAAGGTCGGCCAGAAGCCGGTGCAGCAGAAGAAGAACCAGCAGCAGGGCAAGGTGACCAAGGCGGGTTCGGCGCACGGTTTCGCGCAGACCGCGTCCGCGGGCGGCGGTGCCTCCTCGGAGAAGAAGGCGGCCGAACCGGCGGAGAGCGCGCCGGAGAACACAGCCACCCAGAACGGATCGAAGGAGAACGGCACCGGAGTGCCCGGGCTCCTCAAGGACTCGAACAGGAAGTCGGGCCGGAAGCGTCGCTGA
- a CDS encoding D-alanine--D-alanine ligase, translating to MVDRTVAVLAGGLSHERDVSLRSGRRLSAALRAEGLTVEEWDTDAGLLERLRTQRPDAVVVALHGGEGENGSVQTVLEMLDVPFVGTHSQGCRRAWDKPTAKAFVQQAGFSTPDWIVLPHSTFRELGAQSVLDAMVERLGLPLILKPDQGGSALGTQVVREAAELPAAMVGCFAYGDTVLAERFVDGVEVAVTVIEGENGAEALPAVEIVPESGVYDYTARYTAGLTDFFTPARISDEAAKAVSELAVGAHRWLGLRDISRTDAVITPDGGVHFLEVNLSPGLTETSTVPMAVEAAGTTLGSVFADLVARAVARAN from the coding sequence GTGGTCGACCGTACCGTTGCCGTGCTCGCCGGCGGGCTTTCCCACGAACGCGACGTTTCGCTCCGCTCCGGGCGCAGGCTCTCCGCCGCGCTGCGGGCCGAGGGCCTCACGGTCGAGGAGTGGGACACCGACGCCGGACTGCTGGAACGGCTGCGCACGCAGCGTCCGGACGCGGTTGTCGTCGCACTGCACGGCGGTGAGGGCGAAAACGGCTCGGTGCAGACCGTGCTGGAGATGCTCGACGTGCCGTTCGTCGGCACCCACTCGCAGGGTTGCCGCCGCGCCTGGGACAAGCCGACCGCGAAGGCGTTCGTGCAGCAGGCCGGGTTCTCGACGCCGGACTGGATTGTGTTGCCGCACAGCACTTTCCGGGAGCTGGGCGCCCAGTCGGTGCTCGACGCGATGGTCGAGCGGCTCGGCCTGCCGCTGATCCTCAAACCGGACCAGGGCGGGTCGGCGCTCGGCACGCAGGTGGTCCGGGAAGCGGCGGAGCTGCCCGCGGCGATGGTCGGCTGCTTCGCGTACGGCGACACCGTGCTCGCGGAACGGTTCGTGGACGGCGTTGAAGTGGCCGTCACGGTCATCGAAGGGGAGAACGGGGCCGAGGCCCTGCCCGCGGTGGAGATCGTGCCGGAGAGCGGCGTCTACGACTACACCGCGCGCTACACCGCGGGTCTCACTGACTTCTTCACCCCGGCCCGGATTTCCGACGAAGCCGCGAAGGCGGTCAGCGAACTCGCGGTCGGGGCGCACCGGTGGCTCGGGCTGCGCGACATCTCGCGCACCGACGCGGTGATCACGCCGGACGGGGGAGTCCACTTCCTTGAGGTGAACCTCTCGCCGGGTCTCACCGAAACGTCGACGGTGCCGATGGCGGTCGAGGCCGCCGGCACCACCCTCGGTTCAGTTTTCGCGGATCTCGTCGCGCGCGCCGTCGCTCGCGCGAACTAG
- the rnpA gene encoding ribonuclease P protein component codes for MLPAGARLRRSEDFRVVLRRGSRAGRRRLVVHALTTDPSVAASFAARAGFVVSKAVGNSVVRHRVTRRLRHLVSARLGTLPAGSSLVVRALPPAATASSAELGADLDAALRRLGLAPSGRPAGADAPRQPRQQGAAPDHGSAV; via the coding sequence GTGCTGCCCGCTGGCGCACGTCTGCGGCGGAGCGAGGACTTCCGGGTCGTCCTCCGCCGGGGGTCCCGAGCCGGCAGGCGCCGCCTCGTCGTCCATGCGTTGACCACGGACCCGTCCGTGGCCGCCTCGTTCGCGGCCAGGGCGGGTTTTGTGGTGAGCAAGGCCGTCGGGAACTCGGTGGTGCGCCACCGGGTGACCCGGCGGTTGCGCCACCTTGTTTCGGCGCGTCTCGGAACACTGCCCGCGGGCAGCTCGTTGGTGGTACGGGCATTGCCTCCGGCCGCGACCGCGTCGAGCGCTGAGCTCGGTGCGGATCTCGACGCCGCACTGCGCCGGCTCGGCCTCGCGCCGTCCGGCCGCCCGGCCGGGGCCGATGCTCCCCGGCAGCCGCGTCAGCAGGGCGCGGCCCCCGACCACGGATCAGCGGTGTAA
- a CDS encoding ParA family protein: MNPPPSDSAEASQEMGWTPIAEEAVRAASVLHPKEGVLPRPARRRVLTVANQKGGVGKTTSTVNLAAALAVHGLKTLVIDLDPQGNASTALDIDHRSGTPSIYEVLIGEVSIAEAAQQSEQSPNLYCVPATIDLAGAEIELVSMANRETRLKEALSSGALDEIGVDYVFIDCPPSLGLLTVNAMVAAQEVLIPIQCEYYALEGLGQLLSNIELVQQHLNRELSVSTILLTMYDGRTKLADQVTNEVRNHFGDTVLKTVIPRSVKVSEAPGYGQTVLAYDPGSRGAMSYLDAAKEIAERGVKERSSTT, from the coding sequence GTGAATCCCCCGCCGTCCGACTCCGCGGAGGCCAGCCAGGAGATGGGCTGGACGCCGATCGCTGAAGAAGCCGTTCGCGCCGCGAGCGTGCTCCACCCCAAAGAAGGGGTACTCCCCCGACCCGCGCGCCGCCGGGTGCTCACCGTCGCCAACCAGAAGGGCGGGGTCGGCAAGACGACGAGCACCGTCAACCTGGCCGCGGCGCTCGCCGTGCACGGGCTGAAAACCTTGGTGATCGACCTCGACCCGCAGGGCAACGCCAGCACCGCGCTCGACATCGACCACCGCTCCGGGACGCCCTCGATCTACGAGGTGCTCATCGGCGAGGTCTCGATCGCCGAGGCCGCACAGCAGAGCGAGCAGTCCCCCAACCTCTACTGTGTGCCCGCGACCATCGACCTCGCCGGCGCCGAGATCGAACTCGTCTCCATGGCGAACCGCGAGACGCGGCTCAAGGAGGCGCTGTCGTCCGGGGCGCTCGACGAGATCGGCGTCGACTACGTCTTCATCGACTGCCCGCCGTCGCTCGGTCTGCTCACCGTCAACGCGATGGTGGCGGCGCAGGAAGTGCTCATCCCGATCCAGTGCGAGTACTACGCACTCGAAGGTCTCGGGCAGCTCCTCAGCAACATCGAACTCGTGCAGCAGCACCTCAACCGCGAACTCAGCGTGTCGACGATTCTGCTCACCATGTACGACGGTCGCACCAAGCTCGCCGACCAGGTGACCAACGAGGTCCGCAACCACTTCGGCGACACGGTGCTGAAGACCGTCATCCCGCGCAGCGTGAAGGTGTCCGAGGCGCCTGGCTACGGCCAAACCGTCCTCGCTTACGACCCCGGTTCACGTGGTGCCATGAGCTATCTCGACGCGGCGAAGGAGATCGCCGAGCGGGGTGTGAAGGAGAGGAGCAGCACCACATGA
- the dnaN gene encoding DNA polymerase III subunit beta, whose protein sequence is MKIRVERDGLADAVAWVARSLPSRPPVPVLGGVLLDAGADGESDALTVSGFDYEVSATVGVPATIADGGRLLVSGRLLADITKALPAQPVEISVDGARATITCGSARFSLPTMPVEDYPQLPSQPAHAGELTGDVFGQAVTQVATAAGKDDTLPMLTGMRLEISGETLTLVATDRFRLAMREFTWKPAEGLSDAAVLVPARTLAEAAKTLGGAGTTVQLALASGDGLLGLSGAGRYTTTRLLDAEFPPYRQLLPANHTSRAVIEVSALTESIKRVSLVAERGTQVRLEFGDGSLRLSAGGDDEGSAEEELQVDYEGEPVTIAFNPGYLVDGLGALHSDRAELTFTTPNRPALIKPADAEGNVVPGYLYLLMPVRLPG, encoded by the coding sequence ATGAAGATCCGCGTCGAGCGCGACGGGCTCGCCGACGCCGTCGCGTGGGTGGCCAGAAGCCTCCCCTCCCGGCCTCCGGTGCCGGTCCTGGGCGGCGTCCTCCTCGACGCGGGCGCGGACGGCGAGTCCGACGCGCTCACGGTCTCCGGATTCGACTACGAGGTCTCGGCCACGGTCGGCGTGCCCGCGACCATCGCCGACGGCGGGCGGCTGCTCGTCTCCGGCCGGCTCCTCGCCGACATCACCAAGGCGCTCCCCGCGCAGCCGGTGGAGATCTCCGTCGACGGCGCCCGCGCCACCATCACGTGCGGCAGCGCCCGGTTCAGCCTCCCGACCATGCCGGTCGAGGACTACCCGCAGCTGCCGTCCCAGCCCGCGCACGCGGGCGAGCTCACCGGCGACGTCTTCGGCCAGGCGGTCACCCAGGTCGCCACCGCGGCCGGCAAGGACGACACGCTCCCCATGCTCACCGGCATGCGGCTGGAGATCTCCGGCGAGACGCTGACCCTCGTCGCCACGGACCGGTTCCGGCTCGCCATGCGCGAGTTCACCTGGAAGCCGGCCGAGGGCCTGTCCGACGCCGCGGTGCTCGTCCCGGCGCGCACGCTCGCCGAGGCCGCCAAGACGCTCGGCGGCGCGGGCACCACCGTGCAGCTCGCGCTCGCTTCCGGCGACGGGCTGCTCGGCCTCTCCGGCGCGGGCCGCTACACGACCACCCGCCTGCTCGACGCCGAATTCCCGCCGTACCGCCAGCTGCTGCCCGCGAACCACACCTCCCGGGCGGTCATCGAGGTCAGCGCGCTCACCGAGTCGATCAAGCGCGTGTCGCTGGTCGCCGAGCGCGGCACCCAGGTGCGGCTCGAGTTCGGCGACGGTTCGCTGCGGCTGTCCGCGGGCGGCGACGACGAGGGCAGCGCCGAAGAGGAACTGCAGGTCGACTACGAGGGCGAGCCGGTCACCATCGCGTTCAACCCCGGCTACCTCGTCGACGGGCTCGGCGCGCTGCACAGCGACCGGGCCGAGCTGACGTTCACCACGCCCAACCGCCCGGCGCTGATCAAGCCCGCCGACGCCGAGGGCAACGTCGTCCCCGGGTATCTCTACCTGCTCATGCCGGTCCGGCTGCCGGGCTGA
- the yidD gene encoding membrane protein insertion efficiency factor YidD: MDATSEHSTTEAPEEDKPPRPGPVAWVLLLPVRFYRKAISPFLPPACRFYPSCSAYAVEALTRHGAARGSYLALRRLLRCGPWTPPGRDPVPEKFSWRHRTPETPIEE, from the coding sequence ATGGACGCCACCTCCGAGCACAGCACCACCGAAGCACCCGAGGAAGACAAGCCGCCCCGGCCGGGTCCGGTCGCGTGGGTGCTGCTTCTTCCCGTGCGGTTCTACCGCAAGGCGATCTCGCCCTTTCTTCCCCCGGCCTGCCGGTTCTACCCGAGCTGCAGCGCGTACGCAGTCGAAGCCCTGACCCGCCACGGCGCGGCGCGGGGCTCCTACCTCGCGCTGCGCCGGCTGCTTCGCTGCGGTCCGTGGACCCCGCCCGGCCGCGACCCGGTGCCCGAGAAGTTCTCGTGGCGACACCGCACGCCTGAAACACCGATCGAGGAGTAG
- the gnd gene encoding phosphogluconate dehydrogenase (NAD(+)-dependent, decarboxylating) gives MVQLGLVGLGKMGFNMRERLRAAGHEVVGYDRNQDVSDSTSLEDMVSKLSGPRIVWIMVPAGEPTRQTVTELGQLLSEGDLVIDGGNSKFTDDKLNADLLAAHGVGYLDCGVSGGVWGKDNGYGLMVGGAASDVQRAMPIFDALRPEGPREEGFSHAGSVGAGHYAKMIHNGIEYGIMQAYAEGFELLEASKIVDDVPAVIKGWQRGTVVRSWLLDLLVRALDEDPELDDLEGYVEDSGEGRWTLEEAVNHAVPAPVLSAALFARFSSRQKDSAAMRAVAALRNQFGGHAVKKAGS, from the coding sequence ATGGTTCAGCTGGGTCTCGTCGGCCTGGGCAAGATGGGCTTCAACATGCGCGAGCGGCTGCGCGCCGCCGGGCACGAGGTGGTCGGGTACGACCGCAACCAGGACGTCAGCGACTCGACCTCGCTCGAAGACATGGTGTCCAAGCTGTCCGGCCCGCGGATCGTGTGGATCATGGTCCCGGCCGGGGAGCCGACCCGGCAGACCGTGACCGAGCTCGGGCAGCTGCTGTCCGAGGGCGATCTGGTGATCGACGGCGGGAACTCGAAGTTCACCGACGACAAGCTGAACGCCGATCTGCTCGCCGCGCACGGCGTGGGCTACCTCGACTGCGGCGTCTCCGGCGGAGTGTGGGGCAAGGACAACGGCTACGGCCTGATGGTCGGCGGCGCGGCGTCCGACGTCCAGCGCGCGATGCCGATCTTCGACGCGCTGCGTCCGGAAGGCCCGCGCGAGGAAGGCTTCTCGCACGCGGGCTCGGTCGGCGCCGGGCACTACGCGAAGATGATCCACAACGGCATCGAGTACGGCATCATGCAGGCCTACGCCGAGGGCTTCGAACTGCTCGAAGCGTCGAAGATCGTCGACGACGTGCCCGCCGTGATCAAGGGCTGGCAACGCGGCACCGTGGTCCGCTCCTGGCTGCTCGACCTGCTGGTGCGCGCGCTGGACGAGGACCCGGAGCTGGACGACCTCGAAGGCTACGTCGAGGACTCCGGCGAGGGCCGCTGGACGCTGGAGGAAGCGGTCAACCACGCGGTGCCCGCCCCGGTGCTGTCGGCCGCGCTGTTCGCCCGGTTCTCCTCCCGGCAGAAGGACTCCGCCGCGATGCGCGCCGTCGCCGCGCTGCGCAACCAGTTCGGCGGCCACGCCGTGAAGAAGGCCGGGAGCTAG
- the rpmH gene encoding 50S ribosomal protein L34 has translation MSKGKRTFQPNNRRRAKTHGFRLRMRTRAGRAILAARRRKGRAELSA, from the coding sequence GTGAGCAAGGGCAAGCGCACCTTCCAGCCGAACAACCGTCGCCGCGCGAAGACCCACGGTTTCCGCCTGCGCATGCGGACCCGTGCGGGCCGGGCGATCCTCGCGGCGCGCCGTCGCAAGGGCCGCGCCGAGCTGTCCGCCTGA
- the dnaA gene encoding chromosomal replication initiator protein DnaA: MSEHQHNLGVIWEQVVRELSDGTLSPQQRAWMRVTRPIGLLDGTALLAAPSDFAKEAIERALRTSITEALSRRLGRPVSLAVKVDSTEPVAPAPRYVASPARVENDAPRPEPVPSASPHTENGQADHVRAERPKPMPPPRRPQVDAAGLPPARVEPPPPPPQQPVHPNLDDLEDPDEEVDEEGEALATANEIWPRFAGQPIAGQPYTAPAQPQTSKTKLNEKYNFDTFVIGASNRFAHAAAVAVAEAPARAYNPLFIWGESGLGKTHLLHAVGHYAQRLFPGMRVRYVSTEEFTNDFINSLRDDRKVAFQRRYRDIDILLVDDIQFLEGKEGTQEEFFHTFNTLHNANKQIVVSSDRPPKRLETLEDRLRTRFEWGLITDIQPPELETRIAILRKKAAQDRLAVPGEVLEFIASRVEANIRELEGALIRVTAFASLNQQPVEVGLAEIVLRDLIPDSHTPEITAPTIMGVTAEFFDVTLDELCGPGKTKALATARQIAMYLCRELTEMSLPKIGQTFGGRDHTTVMHADKKIRKEMAERRRIYDQVQELTSRIKQRARQ; the protein is encoded by the coding sequence GTGTCGGAGCACCAGCACAATCTGGGCGTCATCTGGGAGCAGGTGGTGCGGGAGCTGTCCGACGGCACCCTCTCCCCGCAGCAACGAGCCTGGATGCGGGTGACCCGTCCGATCGGTCTCCTCGACGGCACCGCGCTGCTCGCCGCGCCGAGCGATTTCGCGAAGGAAGCCATCGAACGCGCGCTGCGCACCTCGATCACCGAAGCGCTGTCCCGTCGGCTCGGCCGTCCGGTGTCGCTCGCGGTGAAGGTCGACAGCACCGAGCCGGTCGCGCCGGCCCCCCGCTATGTGGCGTCACCCGCCCGGGTGGAAAACGACGCCCCCCGGCCGGAGCCGGTCCCGTCGGCGAGCCCGCACACTGAGAACGGCCAGGCCGACCACGTGCGCGCGGAGCGCCCGAAGCCGATGCCGCCGCCGCGCCGCCCGCAGGTCGACGCCGCCGGTCTTCCGCCTGCCCGCGTCGAACCGCCGCCCCCGCCCCCGCAGCAGCCGGTGCACCCGAACCTGGACGACCTCGAGGATCCGGACGAGGAAGTCGACGAAGAGGGCGAAGCGCTGGCGACCGCCAACGAGATCTGGCCCCGGTTCGCCGGGCAGCCGATCGCGGGCCAGCCCTACACCGCTCCGGCGCAGCCGCAGACGTCGAAGACGAAGCTGAACGAGAAGTACAACTTCGACACCTTCGTCATCGGCGCGTCCAACCGCTTCGCGCACGCCGCCGCGGTCGCCGTGGCCGAGGCTCCGGCCCGGGCGTACAACCCGCTGTTCATCTGGGGCGAGTCCGGACTCGGCAAGACACACCTGCTGCACGCCGTCGGGCACTACGCGCAGCGGCTGTTCCCCGGCATGCGCGTGCGCTACGTCTCGACCGAAGAGTTCACGAACGACTTCATCAACTCGCTGCGCGACGACCGCAAGGTCGCCTTCCAGCGGCGTTACCGCGACATCGACATCCTGCTCGTGGACGACATCCAGTTCCTGGAGGGCAAGGAAGGCACCCAGGAGGAGTTCTTCCACACCTTCAACACGCTGCACAACGCGAACAAGCAGATCGTGGTCAGCTCCGACCGGCCGCCCAAGCGGCTGGAGACGCTGGAGGACCGGCTGCGGACGCGGTTCGAATGGGGCCTGATCACCGACATCCAGCCGCCGGAGCTGGAGACGCGGATCGCGATCCTGCGCAAGAAGGCGGCGCAGGACCGGCTCGCGGTGCCCGGCGAGGTGCTGGAGTTCATCGCGTCTCGGGTCGAGGCGAACATCCGCGAGCTGGAGGGCGCGCTGATCCGCGTCACCGCGTTCGCTTCGCTGAACCAGCAGCCGGTGGAAGTCGGGCTCGCCGAGATCGTGCTGCGCGACCTGATCCCGGATTCGCACACGCCGGAGATCACCGCGCCGACCATCATGGGCGTCACCGCGGAGTTCTTCGACGTGACGCTCGACGAGCTGTGCGGCCCGGGCAAGACGAAGGCGCTCGCCACGGCCCGCCAGATCGCGATGTACCTCTGCCGCGAGCTGACCGAGATGTCGCTGCCGAAGATCGGCCAGACGTTCGGCGGCCGCGACCACACGACCGTCATGCACGCGGACAAGAAGATCCGCAAGGAGATGGCCGAGCGCCGGCGGATTTACGACCAGGTGCAGGAGCTGACCTCGCGGATCAAGCAGCGCGCCCGTCAGTAG